Genomic window (Corallococcus exiguus):
GGCGTCAGTCGCTGACGGAGCTGGCGGCGCACCCCAAGCCCACGCCGTGGTGGAAGGAGGTGGCGGTGCTGCTCGCCGCCTATCTGGGCGTGGGCGCGGTGGGGCTGCTCTGGGTGGGCCGGCATGGGATGATGCTCAACTCCGCGTCGCCGCTGGCGGTGGCGCTCGTGGCGCTGCTCATCGTCGTGGGCGTGGGCGGCGGCGCGATGGTGGCCCTGGCTCCGAGGCAGCGCGCCTGGCCCTTCACGCTCGTGGCCGTGGGCGCGCTCGTCGTGGCGCTGGCGCAGCTGAGCGGACGCTCGGGCGTCCAGGTGCGGCCGTTCCTCGCGGGCACCCTGGGGTGCATGGGCGCGGAGGTGGTGCTGTCCGTGGTGCCGCTGGCCCTGGCGCTCGTCCTGCTGTGCCGCTCCGCCTTCCAGCCCGTGCGGGCGCTGGCGGCGGGCCTGTCCTCCGCGGGTGTGAGTCTGCTGATACTTCACGTGCACTGCCCGGACGGCAGCGCGGGCCACCTGATGCTGGGCCACGTGCTGCCGTGGTTCGTGCTGGCGGGCGTGGCGGTGTTCATCCGCTCGCGCCTGCCGTCCCGCTCGTTCGCGCCTTGAGAGGAGCTTGGAGTCCTACTGGAGCCGCGACAGCGCTTCCTGGGGGAAGGCTCGCGCGTCCACCTTGGCGTGCCACTCCTTGATACGGCCGTCCGGCCCGATGACGACGCCCACCCGGCGCGCGTTGGGGGCCGAGGCGTCATCCGCGGCGCCGTAGGCCAGCCCCACCTTGCGATCCACGTCGCACAGGAGCGGGAAGTTGAAGCCGAACTTCTGGGCGAAGGCCTGGTTCTCCTCCGGCGTGTCGAAGCTGATGCCCAGGATGGCGGTGCCCTTCGCCTCGTACTGGATCTTGTGATCGCGGAAGGAGCAGCCCTCCGCGGTGCATCCCGGGGTGTCCGCCTTCGGGTAGAACCAGAGCACCACGTTCTTGCCCCGGTAGTCCGACAGCCGGTGCGTCTTCCCCGTCGAGTCCTGCACGGTGAACTCCGGGGCCACGTCTCCCTGCTTGAGCATGTGCGATGCCTCCTTCATGGGGTGGAAACCGGGGGCGTCGTAACACGCCCCGGGGGCAGGGAGCCGGGCACCGCTCGGGCGATGTGTGGAGTGGAGTGCAGGCGGACGGCGTCGGAGCACGGGCGTCATCAAGAGGCTTGAAACCCACCGGCCTCCTCCGTTTAGTAGGTGCACCAAATGAACACCTCCGACGAACCTCCGCCTGCCGAAATGCAGCGGATGGCCGCGCTCACGCTCTGGGCGCGACAGAACCTCTCACGCCTCATCTATTTCCTGCTGGGCGCGTCCAACCGCATCCGCCTGCCGACCCCCTCGGTGTTGCCCATCGCGGGCGCGGTGGTAGGGCTCTACAGCGGACTGGCCGCGGGCATCTTCTCCAACCTCATTGGCGTGATGAGCGGCATCACGTTCAGCGCCGCGGAGCTGACGGCGACGCTGAAGCCGCAGCGGCTGCGCACGTTGATGGAGTCACTCTCCTCCGCGCGCTGGCACCTGGAATACGCGCTGGTGGGCGTGCCGCTGGCGCTGGGCGCGCTCTTGCTGGCGCGGGTGATTGAGCCCGGCGGCCCTCGCGATGAGGTGAAGCGCCGCCTGCGCCTGCTCGCGCTGCTGACGCTGGGCGCGCTGTCGCTCTACTACCCGCTGGTGGGCCTGGCGGCCGTGAACGCCGTGTTCGGCCACGCGCACAACCTGGCCTCGGCGATTCCGCACCTGCCCTGGTGGCTGATGCTGCTCGCGCCCACGGTGGGCGGCCTGGCGGTGGGGCGGCTTTTGCGTGACCGGCCGGAGACGCACGGCCACGGCCTTCCGGAGGTGGTGCGCGCGGTGAAGAGCGGCGCCAACGTGGTGCCGGCGGACCGCGGGCTGCTCAAGCTCATCGCGTCCGCCATCACCATTGGCAGCGGCGGTTCCGCGGGCCGCGAGGGCCCCATCGTCTACGGAGGCGCGGCCTTCGCGTCCAGCGTGGGGCGCGTGCTGGGCTTCAGCCGCAAGGAGCTGTCCATCCTGCTGGCGTGCGGCGCGGGCGCGGGCATCTCCGCGTCCTTCAACGCCCCCATCGCGGGTGCGGTGTTCGCGATGGAGATCATCCTGCGCGAGTTCGAGCTGCGCGTGTTCTCCCCCATCATCCTGGCGAGCGTGGCGGGCACGCTGGTGAGCCGCGGCGTGCTGGACGAAGCGCCCCTGCTCAACCGGGTGAACTACGAGCTGGTCAGCGGCTCGGAGGTCTTCGCCTACGCGGCGCTGGGCATCGGGTGCGGACTGCTCTCGTTCGCGTTCGTGAAGATGCTGCACGGCGTGGAGCACTTCTTCCACGGCCGCATGGGCGGGAAGCTGTCCCCGTGGCTGGGGAAGAAGCCGCTGCCGGTGCGCGCCGCGTTGGGCGGCCTGTGCACGGGCGTGCTCGTGTTCCTGAGCCCCACGGTGTGGGGCAGCGGGAACGACTACATCAACCTGGCGGCGGCCGGACAGCTGCCCTTCTTCTTCCTGGTGACGGCGTGCGTGCTGAAGCTCGTGGCCACGGCGCTCACCATTGGTTCAGGCGGCTCCGGCGGCACGTTCTTCCCCGCGGCCCTCATCGGCGCCATGGCGGGCGGCGCGTTCGGCACGCTGGTGCACTACTTCTTCCCGCATGCCACCGGGCCCAGCGGCGCGTACGCCATCGTGGGCATGGGCGGCGCGGTGGCGGCGCTCACGCGCGGCCCGCTCACCGGCATGATGATGCTGTACGAGCTGAGCGGCAGCCACGAAATCATCCTGCCGCTGATGGTGACGTGCACCATCGCGTCCGCGGTGTGCCACTTCCTCACGGAGCGCACGGCCCCCAAGGTGCAGAGCGACGAGGACCTGCTGGCGGCCACGCACGTGCGGGCCCTGATGACGGAGGTGCCGGCGGTGACCGCGGGCACGCCGCTGCGCGCGCTGACGGACCAGCTGCTCACGTCCGAGGCCGGCACGCTGCCGGTGCTGGACACGGAGGGCAACCTCTACGGCACGGTGCAGGTGGAGCAGCTGCGCGAGGTGTGGCGCGACGAGTCCATGTACCCGCTGCTCGTGGCCAGTGACCTGGCGCGCAAGCTGCCCGCGCTGGCGCCGGACTCGGACCTGGCGCATGCGCTCCAGGTGATGGACCAGGAGGACGTGGACGCGTTGCCGGTGGCGCCCGTGCTGGGACTGGCCCCGTGCGGACTCCTCACCCGCGCCGCCGTCCGGCGATTCCTCTTCGCGCAGCACGCGCGCGAGCACTCGACGGGGAACTACCCCGTCACCCCCTCCGAGGCGGCGCACTGAGCATCGGAGACCGGCGGGCCGGCCGGCTCCGGGGATTGCCGCCAGGGCAGACACCCACGACGGGAGCGCATCCCACTCCCGCCGTGCGAGCGCCCTCCAACGTGTCGCGGACGGCTAATCAATCCCCAATGTCAGCTCAAGCTCGCACGTCACGGGGTCGATGGCGGACGACGGCGGAGAGTAGGTGCACACCACGCCCTGGTTCCCCTTGGGATAGGTGACGACAGAC
Coding sequences:
- a CDS encoding chloride channel protein, which encodes MNTSDEPPPAEMQRMAALTLWARQNLSRLIYFLLGASNRIRLPTPSVLPIAGAVVGLYSGLAAGIFSNLIGVMSGITFSAAELTATLKPQRLRTLMESLSSARWHLEYALVGVPLALGALLLARVIEPGGPRDEVKRRLRLLALLTLGALSLYYPLVGLAAVNAVFGHAHNLASAIPHLPWWLMLLAPTVGGLAVGRLLRDRPETHGHGLPEVVRAVKSGANVVPADRGLLKLIASAITIGSGGSAGREGPIVYGGAAFASSVGRVLGFSRKELSILLACGAGAGISASFNAPIAGAVFAMEIILREFELRVFSPIILASVAGTLVSRGVLDEAPLLNRVNYELVSGSEVFAYAALGIGCGLLSFAFVKMLHGVEHFFHGRMGGKLSPWLGKKPLPVRAALGGLCTGVLVFLSPTVWGSGNDYINLAAAGQLPFFFLVTACVLKLVATALTIGSGGSGGTFFPAALIGAMAGGAFGTLVHYFFPHATGPSGAYAIVGMGGAVAALTRGPLTGMMMLYELSGSHEIILPLMVTCTIASAVCHFLTERTAPKVQSDEDLLAATHVRALMTEVPAVTAGTPLRALTDQLLTSEAGTLPVLDTEGNLYGTVQVEQLREVWRDESMYPLLVASDLARKLPALAPDSDLAHALQVMDQEDVDALPVAPVLGLAPCGLLTRAAVRRFLFAQHAREHSTGNYPVTPSEAAH
- a CDS encoding peroxiredoxin, whose product is MLKQGDVAPEFTVQDSTGKTHRLSDYRGKNVVLWFYPKADTPGCTAEGCSFRDHKIQYEAKGTAILGISFDTPEENQAFAQKFGFNFPLLCDVDRKVGLAYGAADDASAPNARRVGVVIGPDGRIKEWHAKVDARAFPQEALSRLQ
- a CDS encoding NrsF family protein; this translates as MTPECERVLDQLDGPLPPDLASHAAGCADCRALLEGFQVLAPPASAPPPVLINDARLEQTRRQSLTELAAHPKPTPWWKEVAVLLAAYLGVGAVGLLWVGRHGMMLNSASPLAVALVALLIVVGVGGGAMVALAPRQRAWPFTLVAVGALVVALAQLSGRSGVQVRPFLAGTLGCMGAEVVLSVVPLALALVLLCRSAFQPVRALAAGLSSAGVSLLILHVHCPDGSAGHLMLGHVLPWFVLAGVAVFIRSRLPSRSFAP